A stretch of the Uranotaenia lowii strain MFRU-FL chromosome 3, ASM2978415v1, whole genome shotgun sequence genome encodes the following:
- the LOC129758288 gene encoding cuticle protein 19-like, whose protein sequence is MFKIIALFACLIVVASAYGGDHGHHEDHHSHPKYKYEYGVKDHHTKDHKSQWESRDGDHTKGQYTLDEADGTHRVVDYSSDHKGGFQPHVQRIGHAKHPHHGESYANIHQHY, encoded by the exons atgtTCAAG attATTGCCCTTTTTGCCTGTTTGATCGTCGTAGCCTCTGCCTACGGTGGAGATCATGGTCATCATGAGGATCATCACAGCCATCCAAAATACAAGTACGAGTACGGAGTCAAGGATCATCACACCAAGGATCACAAGAGCCAGTGGGAAAGCCGAGATGGAGATCACACCAAGGGTCAATACACTCTGGATGAAGCTGATGGAACCCACCGTGTCGTGGACTATTCTTCGGACCATAAGGGAGGATTCCAACCTCATGTTCAGCGAATCGGCCATGCCAAGCACCCACATCACGGAGAGAGCTACGCCAATATTCATCAACATTATTGA
- the LOC129758287 gene encoding cuticle protein 19-like, which translates to MFKILILVACLALIASAQHYGGDHGHHEDHHSHPKYKYEYGVKDHHTKDHKSQWESRDGDHTKGQYTLDEADGTHRVVDYSSDHKGGFQPHVQRIGHAKHPHHGESYANIHQHY; encoded by the coding sequence atgttcaaaatcctTATCCTGGTTGCCTGTTTGGCTCTCATTGCCTCTGCCCAACATTACGGTGGAGATCATGGTCATCATGAGGATCATCACAGCCATCCGAAATACAAGTACGAGTACGGAGTCAAGGATCATCACACCAAGGATCACAAGAGCCAGTGGGAAAGCCGAGATGGAGATCACACCAAGGGACAGTACACTCTGGATGAAGCTGATGGAACTCACCGTGTCGTGGACTATTCTTCGGACCATAAGGGAGGATTCCAACCTCATGTGCAGCGAATCGGACATGCCAAGCACCCACATCACGGAGAGAGCTACGCCAACATTCATCAGCACTATTGA
- the LOC129758283 gene encoding cuticle protein 19-like: protein MFKIIVLVACLAVIASAQFYGGDHGHHEEDHHSHPKYKYEYGVKDHHTKDHKSQWESRDGDHTKGQYTLDEADGTHRVVDYTSDHKGGFQPHVQRKGHAKHPHHGESYANIHQHY from the exons ATGTTCAAG ATCATCGTCCTGGTTGCCTGTTTGGCCGTCATTGCCTCTGCCCAGTTTTATGGAGGAGATCACGGCCATCATGAGGAAGATCACCACAGCCATCCGAAATACAAGTACGAGTACGGAGTCAAGGATCATCACACCAAGGATCACAAGAGCCAGTGGGAAAGCCGAGATGGAGATCACACCAAGGGTCAATACACCCTGGATGAAGCTGATGGAACCCACCGTGTTGTGGACTACACTTCCGACCACAAGGGAGGATTTCAGCCCCATGTCCAGCGCAAGGGTCATGCCAAGCATCCACATCATGGAGAGAGCTACGCCAACATCCATCAACACTATTGA